One Molothrus aeneus isolate 106 chromosome 6, BPBGC_Maene_1.0, whole genome shotgun sequence genomic window carries:
- the ARHGAP5 gene encoding rho GTPase-activating protein 5 isoform X2 — MMAKNKEPRPPSYAVSVVGLSGTEKDKGNCGVGKSCLCNRFVRSKADEYYPEHTSVLSTIDFGGRVVNNDHFLYWGDVTQSGEDGIECRIHVIEQTEFIDDQTFLPHRSTNLQPYIKRAAASKLQSAEKLMYICTDQLGLEQDFEQKQMPEGKLNIDGFLLCIDVSQGCNRKFDDQLKFVNNLYIQLSKSKKPIIIAATKCDECVDHYLREVQAFASNKKNLVVVETSARFNVNVETCFTALVQMMDKTRGKPKIIPYLDAYKTQRQLVVTATDKFEKLVQTVRDYHATWKTVSNKLKNHPDYEEYINLEGTKKAKNTFSKHIEQLKQEHIRKRKEEYINALPRALNTLLSNLDEIELLSWSEALKVMEKRPDFQSCFVVLEKTPWDETDHIDKVNDRRIPFDLLNTLEAEKVYQNHVQHLISEKRRVEMKEKFKKTLEKIQFISPGQPWEEVICFVVEDEAFKYITDGDSKEVYARHQREIVEKAKEEFQEMLFEHSELFYDLDLNATPSTDKMSEIHAVLSEEPRYKALQKLAPDRESLLLKHIGFVYHPTKETCLSGQNCMDIKVEELLANSLLQQDHGRSNLYHDSANIDKINLFILGKDGLAQELANEIRTQSTDDEYALDGKIYELDLRPVDAKSPYLLTQLWTSAFKPHGCFCVFNSIESLTFIGECIAKIRAEASQIRRDRYMANLSFTLILANQRDSVSKNLPILRHQGQQLANKLQCPFVDVPAGTYPRKFNEAQIKQALRGVLEAVKHNFDVVSPVPTIKDLSEADLRIVMCAMCGDPFSVDLILSPFLDSHSCSAAQAGQNNSLMLDKIIGEKRRRIQITILSYHSSIGVRKDELVHGYILVYSAKRKASMGMLRAFLSEVQDTIPVQLVAVTDSQADFFENEAIKELMTEGEHIATEITAKFTALYSLSQYHRQTEVFTLFFSDVLEKKNMIESSYMSDSTRESTHTSEDVFPRSPRGGSLDYNYPDSEDDAEGPPPYSPIGDDVRLLPAPSDRSKYRLDLEGNEYPVHSTPINCHDHERNHKVPPPIKPKPLVPRTNVKKLDPNLLKTIEAGIGKNPRKQPSRVPAAPPEDTDQSDNYAEPIDTIYKHKGFADDIYAVPEDSQNRIIKVRNSIVINTQGEEENGFSDRVSKSHGERRPSKYKYKSKTLFSKAKSYYRRTHSDASDDEAFTTSKGKRKGRHRGSEEDPLLSPVETWKGGIDNPAITSDQELDEKKMKKKPHKVKEDKKPKKKTKTFNPPIRRNWESNYFGMPLQDLVTPEKPIPLFVEKCVQFIEDTGLCTEGLYRVSGNKTDQDNIQKQFDQDHNISLESMGVTVNAVAGALKAFFADLPDPLVPYSLHQELLETSRLVSNIRPTI; from the exons ATGATGGCAAAAAACAAAGAGCCACGCCCCCCATCTTATGCTGTTAGTGTTGTTGGACTGTCTGGAACTGAAAAGGATAAAGGTAATTGTGGAGTTGGAAAGTCATGTTTGTGCAATAGATTCGTTCGTTCGAAAGCAGATGAATATTATCCTGAGCATACCTCTGTGCTTAGCACAATTGACTTTGGAGGAAGAGTTGTTAACAATGATCACTTTTTGTACTGGGGTGACGTAACACAAAGTGGTGAGGATGGAATTGAGTGCAGAATTCACGTAATTGAGCAGACTGAGTTCATTGATGATCAGACTTTCTTGCCTCATCGGAGTACGAATTTACAACCTTACATAAAACGTGCAGCTGCCTCCAAACTGCAGTCCGCAGAAAAACTAATGTACATTTGCACAGATCAGCTAGGCTTGGAGCAAGACTTTGAGCAAAAACAAATGCCTGAAGGGAAATTAAACATAGATGGATTTTTATTGTGCATTGATGTAAGCCAAGGATGCAATAGGAAGTTTGATGATCAACTTAAATTTGTGAATAATCTTTATATCCAGCTCTCAAAATCTAAAAAACCCATAATAATAGCGGCAACAAAATGTGACGAATGTGTGGATCATTATCTGCGAGAGGTTCAGGCCTTTGCTTCAAATAAGAAGAACCTTGTGGTTGTGGAAACATCAGCAAGATTCAATGTCAATGTTGAAACGTGTTTTACTGCACTGGTACAAATGATGGATAAAACTCGTGGTAAACCTAAAATAATCCCCTATCTGGATGCCTATAAAACTCAAAGACAGTTAGTTGTTACGGCAACAGATAAGTTTGAAAAACTTGTCCAAACTGTGAGAGACTATCATGCAACTTGGAAAACTGTTAGCAACAAACTGAAAAACCACCCTGATTATGAGGAGTACATCAATTTGGAAGGaacaaaaaaggccaaaaatacattttcaaaacaCATAGAGCAACTTAAACAGGAACATattagaaagagaaaagaagaatacATTAATGCATTGCCACGAGCTCTTAATACTCTTCTATCAAATCTTGATGAGATTGAACTTTTGAGCTGGTCAGAAGCCTTGAAGGTAATGGAGAAAAGGCCTGACTTCCAGTCCTGTTTTGTAGTGCTTGAAAAAACACCCTGGGATGAAACTGACCACATAGATAAAGTGAATGACAGAAGGATTCCATTTGACCTTCTCAATACCCTAGAGGCAGAAAAAGTTTATCAAAACCATGTTCAGCATCTTATATCTGAAAAAAGGAGGGttgaaatgaaagagaaattcaAAAAGACTCTTGAGAAAATCCAATTCATTTCACCCGGACAGCCATGGGAAGAAGTTATATGTTTTGTGGTGGAGGATGAAGCATTCAAATACATCACTGATGGAGATAGTAAGGAAGTGTATGCTAGGCATCAGAGGGAGATTGTTGAAAAAGCCAAAGAGGAGTttcaggaaatgctttttgaacATTCAGAGTTATTTTACGATCTGGATCTTAATGCAACACCAAGTACAGATAAGATGAGTGAAATTCACGCAGTTCTGAGTGAAGAACCTAGATACAAAGCTTTACAGAAACTTGCACCTGATAGAGAATCTCTTCTGCTTAAACATATAGGATTTGTTTATCACCCAACTAAAGAAACCTGTCTCAGTGGCCAAAACTGCATGGACATAAAAGTAGAAGAGTTGCTTGCCAACAGTCTTCTGCAACAGGACCACGGACGCTCAAATTTATACCACGATAGTGCCAACATTGATAAAATCAATCTTTTCATTTTGGGCAAAGATGGCCTTGCACAAGAATTGGCAAATGAAATTCGGACACAATCCACTGATGATGAATATGCATTAGATGGAAAAATATATGAACTAGATCTTAGGCCAGTTGATGCCAAATCCCCATACTTGCTGACTCAGTTGTGGACCTCAGCCTTCAAACCGCATGGTTGTTTCTGCGTGTTTAACTCTATTGAATCACTGACTTTTATTGGGGAGTGCATTGCAAAAATAAGGGCTGAAGCATCACAGATAAGGAGAGACAGGTATATGGCTAATCTTTCATTTACATTAATACTGGCTAACCAGAGGGACAGTGTTAGCAAGAATCTACCTATTCTGAGGCATCAGGGACAGCAATTGGCTAACAAGTTACAGTGTCCTTTTGTAGATGTGCCTGCTGGTACATACCCACGCAAGTTTAATGAGGCCCAAATAAAACAAGCTCTGAGAGGAGTACTGGAAGCCGTTAAACACAATTTTGATGTTGTAAGTCCAGTTCCCACCATTAAAGATCTGTCAGAAGCTGACTTAAGGATTGTCATGTGTGCCATGTGTGGCGATCCGTTCAGTGTGGATCTTATTCTTTCACCTTTCCTCGATTCTCACTCCTGTAGTGCTGCTCAGGCTGGCCAGAATAATTCTTTAATGCTTGATAAAATAATAGGTGAAAAGAGACGTCGAATACAGATAACTATATTATCATATCATTCTTCCATTGGTGTAAGGAAAGATGAACTTGTTCATGGATACATACTGGTCTATTCTGCAAAGCGAAAGGCATCCATGGGAATGCTTCGGGCATTTCTTTCTGAAGTTCAGGATACAATTCCTGTCCAGTTGGTGGCTGTTACTGATAGCCAGGCAGACTTCTTCGAGAATGAGGCAATCAAGGAACTCATGACTGAAGGAGAACACATAGCAACAGAAATTACTGCTAAGTTTACAGCTTTATATTCATTATCTCAATATCATCGTCAAACTGAGGTTTTCACATTGTTCTTCAGTGATGtattagagaagaaaaacatgatTGAGAGTTCCTACATGTCAGACAGCACAAGGGAATCAACACATACAAGTGAAGATGTTTTTCCAAGGTCTCCGAGAGGAGGTTCCCTTGACTATAATTACCCAGATTCAGAGGATGATGCTGAAGGACCGCCGCCTTACAGTCCAATTGGTGATGATGTAAGGTTACTTCCAGCACCTAGTGATCGTTCAAAGTACCGACtggatttggaaggaaatgaGTATCCTGTTCACAGTACACCAATCAATTGTCATGACCATGAACGCAACCATAAAGTGCCTCCTCCGATAAAACCGAAACCGCTTGTTCCAAGAACCAATGTGAAAAAACTGGACCCTAACCTCCTGAAAACAATTGAGGCAGGTATTGGCAAAAACCCCAGGAAACAGCCTTCTCGagtgcctgcagcacctccagaaGATACAGACCAATCTGACAACTATGCTGAGCCTATTGACACAATTTACAAACATAAAGGCTTTGCAGATGACATCTATGCGGTTCCAGAGGATAGTCAGAATCGTATTATTAAAGTTCGAAACTCAATTGTTATAAATACCCaaggtgaagaagaaaatgGGTTTTCTGATAGAGTATCCAAAAGTCATGGGGAAAGAAGACCTTCAAAATACAAGTACAAGTCAAAGACACTGTTCAGCAAAGCCAAGTCTTACTATAGGAGAACCCATTCGGATGCAAGTGATGACGAGGCTTTTACCACCTCTAaaggtaaaagaaaaggaaggcatCGTGGAAGTGAAGAAGACCCACTTCTTTCACCTGTTGAAACATGGAAGGGTGGCATAGATAATCCTGCTATTACATCGGACCAAGAATtggatgagaaaaaaatgaaaaagaaaccccacaaAGTAAAAGAAGATAAGAAG CCGAAAAAGAAAACTAAGACATTCAATCCTCCAATCCGTAGAAACTGGGAAAGTAATTACTTTGGGATGCCCCTACAGGATTTGGTTACACCTGAGAAACCCATACCTCTGTTTGTTGAAAAATGTGTGCAATTCATTGAAGATACAG